GCGCAGCTCGCGGAGCCTGGATCCTCGATTGGCAGCGACTTGGCGTACAACGCTACGTCGCGCCAAATCGAGATGAGCCACGTTCCTGATCGCGAACCCCGCGGAATCACGCCACAACCTTGGAGACCTCCATGGACGTCGCCATACGAAAGATCGAACCGGGGATATTCATCAGCTTCTATGGCTACGGGGAATCAGCCCGAGGAAATAGCACAATGAAATGTGACGCGTGGTGTCGACAACAACACCTTGACCCCCGGAGAAGCCATTTGTCTATGGTTTCAACAATCCGAACCCAATTCCCGATTCCGCGAAATACGGCTATGAATATGGGTGCAGGTTATTAGTGGTGAGGAGCCTCAAGGCGATAGTCGCATCGTCGAATTCCACGGGGGAGATTATGCCGTTGTCGAATGCGTTGGCGCGTCCAACATGCTTCAACGCTGGCAATCCGTGTATGCATGGTGTATGGATCACAAGTACACACTCGGATATCATCAGGCACTTGACGCAGGTGACCAGGGGCCATCCTGATCCGAACGAAATGATATTCGCACTCTATTGTCCAATAACTCTATAGCAGCCGGTGCCCAAGCGGCTGCACCCCGCCCCTAAGACGGCGGGATCTTTGACCTGACGCCGCGTCTGGAGTAACGGGGTATCTATCTTATTCATTTGTAGCGTTGGTTGAGGTTTTCAAATTCAGCAGTCGTTTCGCGGCGGGGGTCCCGCTGTGAAGGATCCTCGTCCCGTCTACGGGTTAGCCTCACCCGCTTCACGGGTTCGCTACCTCCGGGCGGGACGGGACAAGTTGCAACGAGCCGTTAGGCCGCATAATCCGGGGTACATGAAGACGCTCATTCCCGAAATACAAAGTTCCCTTGCGAGCATGCCTACAAAGAACGCTCCATCGTTCCGTCTCGTGCGTCGTGCGTGGTCGAAAAGGCTCAAGACATCATCCGGACGATCGGTCATCAGTATGTCCCGGCAATTGGTATCCCTGGGCGTATGGGAGCGACTATTCGCCTATGAAGTGCTTACCCATCATCGCGACGCCTCGCACGCATTGCGACCAAAGGATGTAGTCGCCCTCGGAAGGGGGATTCGCAGTTGGGGCGAGGTGGATTGCTTTGCTTCTTACGTGGCTGGTCCAGCCTGGCGGGACGGCAATCTCCCAACCCGTGTAATCCAGGGCTGGACCCGGTCAGAGGATCATTGGTGGAGACGGGTCGCAGTAGTGAGCACTGTGCCGCTGAACAACCGTGCGCGTGGCGGCGAGGGCGATGCGAAGCGCACATTGGGCATTGTAGGTTGGTCGTTCGAGACCGCCATGATATGGTGGTCAAGGCGCTATCGTGGGCGCTACGCGAATTGAGTAAGCGCGATACACTCGCGGTGAGGACATTCCTCGATCACTATTCTCAGCAGTTGGCTCCGCGGAGTCCTGCGCGGGTACAAAACAAGATTCGCACAGGCTTGAAGAAGCCCCGTGCACGATGAGTAGGGCAGTGGTGCGCCCTCACCAGCGGCTGCACCCCGCCGCCAAGACGGCGGGATCTTTGACCTGCCGCGGCGCCAGGGGCCACGGGATTGGAAGGGGGTATCGGGAAATATTAGTGGATATCCGAATAGTCCCGTCCCCCATGCAGAATGCGATAGACAAGGACGACAGAGGTCTCAAGGCGGTAGAAGGCCAGATAATCGCCGATGATGAGGTATCTGAACCCCAGCATGGCGATGTCATGATCACGTGGAATTCTGCCAAGCAGAGGTTGGGTCGAAAGGGCATTCAGATCCTTTTCGATGCGGATCAGCAATTGATCGGCGACAGTTGGGTTCTCGGCTGCGACGTAATCATAAATGTCAGTGAGGTCCCGTTCGGCCAACCCGAGAAGTCGGACCCCTCGTTTACGCCGAGGCACGGAGCCTCTTCCGGATGTCGCGTACGACGTGGGCGAGAAGTCTCCCGGTGTCACCGGCAGCGTGCTGGGCCTGGGCCGCAGAAAGCTTGTTGAGCAATTCAATCTTCTTCTGCATCTTCGCATAGTGGCTCAGCGACATCACCACCATATCGCCTTCGCCGTTCTTGGTGATGAACACGGGTTCGTCGGCATTGTGTACCAGCTGAGAGATCTCGTTGGCCTTATTGCGAAGATCCGAGATCGGTTTGATAACGGGCATATGGCCTCCTATTCGACGATATCAGTATATGGATACTATTGTGATAGAGTCAAGTGAGGCGGGCGCCTCGCCAGCGGCCGCACCCCGCCGCCACGACGGCGGTTTCTATGACCTGACGCCGCACCACGGGCATCGGGGTTGGGCACTTCGTCACACGGGGGTGTTCGGTTATAAGAGACCAAAAGCGTTTCCCAAAACAGCAGTCGTTTCGCGGCGCAGTTCCCGGCGTGCGGAATCCTCGTCCCGCCTTCGGCGTTGGCCTCACCCGCTTCGCGGGTTCGCTCACTCCGCGCGGGACGGGATGAACCGCGAGCCGTTAGGCGACAGCATGTCAGCCTCTGCCGAAATGAACGCAGATCTGAGAGCAAAACAGATGCATTAGTTATCCCTGAGCGGTGCTAATCCGGAGGACTTATGAGGTTCCTTCTTGTCGTTGTACTCCTCAGCACCATGATGGTAGCATGCCAGAACAACGAGTCAACAATAACGGGACAACTTCTGGGCGCAGATGGTAGGCCGATGCCGGTAGCCCATGTGCGTTTGGCGGAGGCAACATTCATACCCGTTTCTCTGCCACGTCTCCATGGTCCCATACTGAACACAGAGGCGGTCCACGCAAACGGGATGTTCAAGATCTCAACTCGCGACACTGGACCACTTGTTCTTCTGTGTAGTGGGGTTGGGCATGAGGAACTTTGCATTCCCTTGCCCCTTGAGCACCACGAAGAGATTTCACTGGACATTTGGCTGGCCCGGGCATTTTGCGACACCTCCCGTTCCGAAATAGAGGTCCTCACGAGCAGTGACAATGGGGCAACTTTCCAAACCGTTCCGCTTGTCAAGCAAGCCGATGCCAGTTTCCGAGCCGATATTCTAACTGCCGGAGACAGCGTTCAGTACATGATCTACGGTACGGGTCCCAAGGGGACTGCTACCACCTTGATCGGGGCATCGGCAGACCGCTATCAAATAGCAGAGGGCAATGAATATGTTTGCGTGGTCCCCGCAAGAAACGGCCATGCAATCATCGAATACCGTCCGCCTGAGCGGGAGGCTGGTCAAGGCGGCGTCGTTCACTACCACGACTCTTCGTCATTGTTCGCTGCGTTTGCAGGCCTACAAGACAATTTCGAACGTCACATGGCATTTGCAAATCTAGCACTTCAGAGCCATCTGCGCGACGGGTTGCCTGCCCAATCGGTCGCGTCTCATTGGCTTGCGCTGGCAGACACCCTTGCGAAGAAAGAAGCGGCAACGAACGACACCTTGCTCAAGGACGAACTCACACTTGAAGTGTTTGAATGTTACGAACGCGGGGGTGTGCCTCTACGTGATCCAAACCGACGTGACATGATTGCGAACGTTCTGCCAACCTCTCTTGCCTGGGCATACCACGGATCGCTAGGTCTGGCGACTAGGCATCTCTCACAAATGGGGGATGAGTACTACGCCTCTCTCCTCGGCAATTATCCATCGCGCTCGTACTCAGCCTATCTGCTCTTTTACGAATGTGCTGAAGCAAAACAAGCGCACAATGATGCTAAGGTGCTGAGAATACTGTCCGCCTGCGAACAGACTTTGCAGGCACGATCGGAGCCCGGCAAGCGTTGGATTTGTATGCACCGCGCGAAGCCATCCGGATCGCTTCCGTACTTCCTGAGTTTTCATTTCGTTCGGTGGAAGACTCCAATCAGGTGCTCACAAATGCATCGTTCCTCGGCAATCATCTTCTCCTCGTATTCTGGGCAACGTGGTGCACCCCCTGTGTCGCTGAGATGCCAGCCCTTCACGAGGCATACCACAAGTATCGCAGAGCCGGTTTGAACATCCTCAGCGTGTCACTCAATAATACCCATCCGAGATCGGCGGGTTTAGAAAGTTGCGTTGGCCTATGCCATGGTCAGTGGTTGCGGTGCCCAAAGAAGGAGTCTCTTCCGTGTCGACTCGCTTTGACGCAGGCGCGGGAACACATATCTTGGTGGATCCGGCTGGCAAGGTTCTTAAGTTCGGCGGCCTTAGGGAGATGCAACTCGATTCCACGTTTAGACATCTCCTTCACAAGGACGAATAGCAATGGGCTCATATCCTTCAGAATCATCACGCAGCGCAAACGGCAACCATGGAGTAGCAGTGCTGTCGCCTCACCAGCGGCTGCACCCCGCCGTCAAGACGGCGGGATCTATGACCCGGCGCCGTGGAAAGAACAACCGGGTATTGACCTTCACCAATTTTTGTGTTGGTTGAGGTTGTCACCTTCACCAGTCGGGTCGCAGCGCAGGTCCCGCCGTGCGGAATCCTCGTCCCGCCTACGGAGTTCGCCTCACCCGCTTCGCGGGCTCGCTCACTCCGGGCGGGATGGGATGAGCCGCGACCATCAGGGGGCGGGCCCAATTCTGTGCAGAAGGGAATCACCATGACGAACATATCAGAGCGAGAGGTGTTGAGGCACTTTCTAGCATCAATCGCATATCATGCACAGAAAGCTATTCGTGCTGCGCCACCAGAATTCTGGCACTTTTCGGC
This window of the Ignavibacteriota bacterium genome carries:
- a CDS encoding DNA alkylation repair protein; its protein translation is MKTLIPEIQSSLASMPTKNAPSFRLVRRAWSKRLKTSSGRSVISMSRQLVSLGVWERLFAYEVLTHHRDASHALRPKDVVALGRGIRSWGEVDCFASYVAGPAWRDGNLPTRVIQGWTRSEDHWWRRVAVVSTVPLNNRARGGEGDAKRTLGIVGWSFETAMIWWSRRYRGRYAN
- a CDS encoding type II toxin-antitoxin system RelE/ParE family toxin — protein: MPRRKRGVRLLGLAERDLTDIYDYVAAENPTVADQLLIRIEKDLNALSTQPLLGRIPRDHDIAMLGFRYLIIGDYLAFYRLETSVVLVYRILHGGRDYSDIH
- a CDS encoding type II toxin-antitoxin system Phd/YefM family antitoxin; amino-acid sequence: MPVIKPISDLRNKANEISQLVHNADEPVFITKNGEGDMVVMSLSHYAKMQKKIELLNKLSAAQAQHAAGDTGRLLAHVVRDIRKRLRASA
- a CDS encoding TlpA family protein disulfide reductase, with protein sequence MDLYAPREAIRIASVLPEFSFRSVEDSNQVLTNASFLGNHLLLVFWATWCTPCVAEMPALHEAYHKYRRAGLNILSVSLNNTHPRSAGLESCVGLCHGQWLRCPKKESLPCRLALTQAREHISWWIRLARFLSSAALGRCNSIPRLDISFTRTNSNGLISFRIITQRKRQPWSSSAVASPAAAPRRQDGGIYDPAPWKEQPGIDLHQFLCWLRLSPSPVGSQRRSRRAESSSRLRSSPHPLRGLAHSGRDGMSRDHQGAGPILCRRESP